A genomic stretch from Canis lupus familiaris isolate Mischka breed German Shepherd chromosome 15, alternate assembly UU_Cfam_GSD_1.0, whole genome shotgun sequence includes:
- the SLC5A9 gene encoding sodium/glucose cotransporter 4 isoform X2, whose translation MEATWLLLALGWIFVPVYIAAGVVTMPQYLKKRFGGQRIQVYMSVLSLILYIFTKISTDIFSGALFVQMALGWNLYLSTVVLLVVTAVYTIAGGLTAVIYTDALQTVIMVGGALVLMFLGFQEVGWYPGLEQRYRQAIPNATVPNTTCHLPRADAFHMLRDPVNGDIPWPGLIFGLTVLATWCWCTDQVIVQRSLSAKNLSHAKGGSVLGGYLKILPMFFIVMPGMISRALYPDEVGCVDPDVCQRICGARVGCSNIAYPKLVIALMPVGLRGLMIAVILAALMSSLTSIFNSSSTLFAIDVWQRLRRKATEQELMVVGRVFVVFLVVVSILWIPIIQSSNSGQLFDYIQSVTSYLAPPITALFLLAIFCKRVTEPGAFWGLMSGLVVGLLRMILEFSYPVPACGEVDRRPAVLKDLHYLYFALLLCGLTAVVIVAVSLCTAPIPEEKLARLTWWTRHHPHPELEKEVPEGAPGTPEMPSGVRPAGGEAAECCSQAQERQAGPCRRCGRLLGAWLCGLPGHPEPALSPEDAAARSQALTSIAEEPLWRSVCDVQAILLLAINVFLWGYFA comes from the exons ACTGACATCTTCTCTGGAGCTCTCTTCGTCCAGATGGCCTTGGGCTGGAATCTTTATCTCTCCAcggtggtgctgctggtggtgacGGCTGTCTATACCATCGCCG GGGGCCTCACTGCCGTGATCTACACAGATGCCCTGCAGACGGTGATCATGGTGGGCGGCGCCCTGGTCCTCATGTTTCTGG GCTTTCAGGAGGTAGGCTGGTACCCAGGCCTGGAGCAGCGGTACAGACAGGCCATCCCTAATGCCACGGTCCCCAATACCACCTGCCATCTGCCCCGGGCGGACGCCTTCCACATGCTCCGGGACCCTGTGAACGGGGACATTCCTTGGCCAGGCCTCATCTTCGGGCTCACGGTGCTGGCCACCTGGTGCTGGTGCACGGACCAG GTCATCGTGCAGAGGTCTCTCTCTGCCAAGAATCTGTCCCATGCCAAGggaggctctgtgctggggggcTACCTGAAGATCCTGCCCATGTTCTTCATCGTCATGCCCGGCATGATCAGCCGGGCCTTGTACCCAG ACGAGGTGGGCTGTGTAGACCCTGACGTCTGCCAGAGAATCTGCGGGGCCCGAGTGGGCTGTTCCAACATCGCCTACCCCAAGCTGGTCATCGCCCTTATGCCCGTTG GTCTGCGGGGCCTGATGATCGCCGTGATCCTGGCCGCCCTCATGAGCTCACTCACCTCCATCTTCAACAGCAGCAGCACCTTGTTTGCCATCGACGTGTGGCAGCGCCTCCGAAGGAAGGCTACAGAGCAGGAGCTGATGGTGGTGGGCAG AGTGTTTGTGGTGTTCCTGGTTGTTGTCAGCATCCTCTGGATCCCCATCATCCAAAGCTCCAACAGCGGGCAGCTCTTTGACTACATCCAGTCCGTCACCAGCTACCTGGCCCCGCCGATCACCGCCCTCTTCCTGCTGGCCATTTTCTGCAAGAGGGTCACAGAGCCG ggagccttctgGGGCCTCATGTCCGGCCTGGTAGTGGGGCTGctgcgcatgatcctggagttctcgTACCCGGTGCCAGCCTGCGGGGAGGTGGACCGGAGGCCGGCCGTGCTGAAGGACCTCCACTACCTCTACTTCGCGCTCCTGCTCTGCGGGCTCACGGCCGTGGTCATCGTGGCCGTCAGCCTGTGTACCGCCCCCATCCCTGAGGAAAAG CTGGCTCGCCTGACATGGTGGACCCGACACCATCCCCACCCTGAGCTGGAGAAGGAGGTCCCCGAGGGAGCACCAGGGACCCCTGAGATGCCATCGGGGGTGCGTCCTGCAGGGGGGGAAGCGGCAGAGTGCTGCAGCCAGGCCCAGGAGCGGCAGGCAG GCCCGTGCAGGCGGTGTGGCAGGCTGCTGGGGGCCTGGCTCTGCGGGCTCCCCGGACACCCCGAGCCAGCACTGAGCCCCGAGGACGCGGCTGCGCGCAGCCAGGCACTGACCAGCATCGCCGAGGAGCCGCTCTGGAGAAGCGTCTGCGACGTCCAGGCCATCCTGCTGCTGGCCATCAACGTCTTCCTGTGGGGCTACTTTGCGTGA